A genomic window from Ignavibacteria bacterium includes:
- a CDS encoding T9SS type A sorting domain-containing protein, whose product MKKFSISKLLIAAILLFFLTFITTDLLSQNWSACGTGSNDEVRALVNYGGQLVAAGDFTSIGGISANRIASWNGTSWSSLGLGTNGRVSALIVMSGELIVGGDFSQVGGVGAGRLAKWNGTNWLLFGSNQSFNNDIYSLAVYNNELYAAGSFTSVGGNTRNRIARWTGSSWESVGLGLNGTVRTLKVYNNTLVAGGEFTTAGGINANRIASWNGSSWSALGLGVNNTVYALEVLNNELVVGGSFTTVGGVSVNRIAKWNGSWSAIGTGTNNTVYSLHSSGSYLYTGGEFTSAGGIGANRIARWNGSNWSAMASGMSGGDPIIVMAISVFATLPYAGGDFTSAGGVTVNNISKWGSPTGIEPTGTALPEKFSLGQNYPNPFNPVTKIKFGLNAPGQTSLVIYDNTGRVLDILANENLPAGNYEVSFDAAKYSSGVYYYELSSGTYRDVKKMTLIK is encoded by the coding sequence ATGAAGAAGTTTTCAATTAGTAAATTACTCATTGCAGCAATACTGCTCTTCTTCCTTACATTCATTACAACTGATCTTCTATCGCAAAACTGGTCTGCCTGCGGTACAGGTTCTAATGACGAAGTAAGGGCACTTGTAAATTACGGCGGGCAGCTTGTAGCAGCAGGCGATTTTACAAGTATAGGAGGAATTTCCGCTAACAGGATAGCATCATGGAACGGGACTTCATGGAGTTCACTTGGGCTTGGAACGAACGGAAGGGTTTCAGCTCTTATCGTTATGAGCGGTGAGCTTATTGTTGGGGGTGATTTTTCTCAGGTTGGTGGAGTGGGTGCAGGAAGGCTTGCCAAATGGAACGGTACAAACTGGCTGCTCTTCGGAAGCAACCAGTCTTTTAACAACGATATTTATTCTCTGGCTGTTTATAATAATGAGCTTTATGCTGCAGGCAGCTTTACAAGTGTTGGAGGAAATACCAGGAACAGAATTGCGCGGTGGACAGGTTCTTCGTGGGAATCTGTCGGACTTGGGCTTAACGGTACAGTAAGAACACTGAAAGTATATAACAATACGCTTGTTGCCGGCGGCGAGTTCACAACTGCAGGGGGAATAAACGCAAACCGTATTGCTTCATGGAACGGAAGCTCATGGAGCGCACTTGGCCTGGGTGTAAACAACACCGTATACGCGCTGGAAGTGCTTAACAATGAACTGGTAGTAGGAGGAAGCTTTACTACTGTAGGCGGTGTTTCTGTAAACCGCATAGCAAAGTGGAACGGAAGCTGGTCTGCTATTGGAACAGGGACTAATAATACCGTATACTCACTTCACTCAAGCGGAAGCTATTTATACACTGGTGGTGAATTTACTTCCGCTGGCGGCATAGGTGCCAACAGGATAGCGCGGTGGAACGGATCAAACTGGTCTGCCATGGCATCTGGAATGTCCGGAGGCGACCCTATAATAGTTATGGCAATTTCAGTTTTCGCTACTCTGCCTTATGCCGGCGGTGATTTTACTTCCGCAGGCGGAGTAACTGTTAACAACATCTCAAAGTGGGGTTCACCCACAGGTATAGAGCCCACAGGTACAGCGTTACCTGAAAAATTTTCACTTGGGCAGAATTATCCTAACCCGTTCAACCCGGTTACAAAAATAAAATTCGGTTTAAATGCACCGGGGCAAACTTCACTGGTGATATATGATAACACCGGAAGGGTTTTAGATATACTGGCCAATGAAAACCTGCCTGCTGGGAATTATGAAGTTAGCTTCGATGCCGCAAAATATTCCAGCGGTGTTTATTATTACGAGCTCTCATCAGGAACATACAGAGATGTAAAGAAAATGACTTTGATCAAATAA
- a CDS encoding DUF2202 domain-containing protein — MKKISGIIWLLLLSSIFSYSSGTNDKNEYKDNRDLFLKLYQEEKMVYDLLGEFHERWSLSVFYSVQQREARHVWCVERIMDNYGYNYKTNSNTGSYQDKEIQKIYDELTVKGCISDLAALEAAAFIKEKYIYQLRQRIRYQEDGYVVKVIFLMESAAQSHLRAFVNSIKLSGSEYTPQFFTDEEFSSIIERN; from the coding sequence ATGAAAAAAATATCAGGAATTATCTGGTTGCTATTACTCAGCAGCATATTCAGTTATTCTTCAGGTACCAATGACAAAAATGAATATAAAGATAACAGGGATCTTTTCCTGAAGCTTTACCAGGAAGAAAAAATGGTTTATGACCTGCTTGGTGAATTTCATGAAAGATGGTCATTGAGCGTATTTTATTCTGTGCAGCAGCGGGAAGCAAGGCATGTATGGTGTGTTGAAAGAATAATGGATAATTACGGCTACAACTACAAAACCAATTCAAATACAGGTTCATACCAGGATAAAGAGATACAGAAAATTTATGACGAGCTGACAGTAAAAGGATGTATAAGCGATCTTGCAGCACTTGAAGCAGCAGCCTTCATTAAAGAAAAATATATTTACCAGCTTCGCCAGAGAATCCGTTACCAGGAAGATGGCTATGTAGTGAAGGTGATTTTTCTTATGGAAAGTGCGGCACAATCTCACCTGAGAGCGTTTGTCAATAGTATAAAATTATCAGGCTCAGAATATACCCCCCAATTTTTTACAGATGAAGAATTCAGCAGTATAATAGAGAGAAATTAA
- a CDS encoding peptidase M61, whose protein sequence is MKILKILFILFVITVSRNSYTGEPQTFSDTANITEAAIDLTKATGDHRLYVEVKAPNITSETAEYHFPKIVPGTYAINNFGRFVSDLRAYDINNSELQVERKDTNIWIITGASNLHHIGYIVRDSYHSDDLPVVFEPAGSCIDSGKAFVLNNFCFVGYFDGFKDSPFSLTVNKPKGFYGSTSLPLISTNESTDVFAAQNYFQLHDNPILYCLPDTATMMVNNMKVLISVYSPNKKVNVDYLKEDTKKLFTAQGEYLGGSLPAKQYSVLVYLFGALPKSGSTGALEHFTSTVMTNLEVDNAAFVDGFNDVISHEFFHIVTPLSIHSKEIHYFDFNAPKMSKHLWLYEGSTEYYAQHFQVKTSLITPEDFLQRMRKKVFYSLLIYNDSLSFTELSKGALNIYKPQYGNVYQKGALINMCLDLYLLKLSEGKYGLQNLKRDLMNKYGPDKPFDDDELFDAITGLTYPEIGVFLKNYVEGSNRLPLNDFLVFAGFEYLPNGEAEVLDLIGGTAKPDFKGSVYITDVSEFGKKLNIKKDDILVSINGNPLTLTAFENLLFTPNKLVKPGDKYTVEVKRKNKKGEIKNITLSSIATLVKKNELHVIRGVAQPDELQLKIRKAWINH, encoded by the coding sequence ATGAAAATCCTGAAAATTCTGTTCATCCTGTTTGTAATAACAGTATCAAGAAACTCTTATACCGGCGAACCGCAAACATTCTCAGATACAGCTAACATTACCGAAGCAGCTATCGATCTCACCAAAGCTACCGGCGATCACAGACTGTATGTAGAAGTTAAGGCACCCAATATCACCTCAGAAACTGCCGAATATCATTTCCCTAAAATTGTTCCGGGTACTTATGCCATAAATAACTTTGGAAGATTTGTTTCAGACCTCAGGGCATATGACATCAATAATTCAGAGCTGCAGGTTGAAAGGAAAGATACCAATATTTGGATTATAACAGGGGCATCAAACCTGCATCATATAGGATATATAGTGCGTGATTCATACCACTCAGATGATCTTCCGGTTGTTTTTGAGCCTGCCGGTTCTTGTATAGATTCAGGAAAGGCTTTTGTATTGAATAATTTTTGTTTTGTTGGATATTTTGACGGCTTTAAAGATAGCCCTTTTTCTTTAACTGTTAATAAGCCTAAAGGCTTTTACGGCTCAACCTCTCTGCCTTTAATTTCAACAAATGAAAGCACCGATGTATTTGCAGCTCAAAATTATTTTCAGCTTCACGATAATCCTATCCTTTACTGCCTGCCTGATACAGCCACAATGATGGTTAACAATATGAAAGTGCTTATATCTGTCTATTCACCCAATAAAAAAGTTAATGTTGACTATCTGAAAGAGGACACTAAAAAGTTATTCACTGCACAGGGTGAATATCTTGGCGGTTCGCTGCCGGCAAAGCAGTATTCGGTATTGGTTTACCTTTTTGGTGCATTGCCGAAATCAGGAAGTACCGGTGCCCTGGAGCATTTTACATCAACGGTAATGACTAACTTAGAAGTTGATAATGCCGCTTTTGTTGATGGGTTCAATGATGTTATTTCACATGAGTTCTTTCACATTGTAACTCCTCTCAGTATTCATTCAAAAGAAATTCATTATTTCGATTTTAATGCACCAAAAATGAGCAAACACCTTTGGCTCTATGAAGGCTCAACGGAATATTACGCACAGCATTTTCAGGTAAAAACCTCTTTAATAACTCCGGAAGACTTCCTGCAAAGAATGAGGAAAAAAGTTTTCTACTCTCTTTTAATTTATAATGATTCGCTTTCTTTTACAGAATTAAGCAAGGGTGCGCTAAACATTTACAAACCCCAATATGGCAACGTTTACCAAAAAGGTGCATTGATCAATATGTGTTTAGACCTCTATCTTTTAAAGCTATCAGAAGGTAAATACGGACTGCAAAACCTGAAACGTGACCTTATGAATAAATACGGACCCGATAAACCTTTTGATGATGATGAATTATTTGATGCAATTACAGGTTTAACCTATCCTGAAATCGGTGTTTTTTTAAAAAATTATGTTGAAGGTTCAAACAGGCTGCCATTAAATGACTTTCTCGTTTTTGCCGGGTTTGAATACCTGCCAAATGGTGAGGCAGAAGTGCTTGATTTAATTGGCGGTACCGCTAAACCGGATTTTAAGGGCTCTGTTTATATTACAGATGTTTCAGAGTTCGGTAAAAAACTAAATATTAAAAAAGATGATATACTTGTTTCAATTAATGGCAATCCATTGACGTTAACTGCTTTTGAAAATCTGCTTTTTACACCCAATAAATTAGTCAAACCGGGTGATAAATATACAGTGGAAGTAAAGCGTAAAAATAAAAAGGGCGAGATAAAAAATATAACTTTATCTTCAATTGCCACATTGGTAAAAAAGAACGAATTACATGTAATAAGAGGGGTTGCGCAGCCTGATGAATTACAGTTAAAGATCCGGAAAGCCTGGATCAACCATTAA